The Pseudarthrobacter sp. NS4 genome includes a window with the following:
- a CDS encoding PRC and DUF2382 domain-containing protein, whose amino-acid sequence MFTRENIDSVLGAGGDVLTTDRDKIGSIGEVYTDDDSGNPTWVTVKTGFFGTSESFVPLQGASVDGNDILVPYSKDQVKDAPRVAEDGHLEPSEEDRLYAHYGLTGGDTTYTGTDTSLGTDTYEATGTGRDTSRAGSDDDAMTRSEERLRVGTEKQEAGRARLRKYVTTENVSQTVPVQREEVRLEREPITEENRDAAMSGPDLTESEHEVTLQEERPVVEKETVPVERVRLDKDTVTDDVTVDEEVRKENIDTDTNGETRR is encoded by the coding sequence ATGTTTACCAGGGAAAATATTGACAGCGTGCTCGGCGCAGGCGGAGACGTCCTGACAACGGACCGGGACAAGATCGGCTCCATCGGAGAGGTCTACACCGACGATGACAGCGGCAACCCGACCTGGGTGACCGTCAAAACCGGGTTTTTCGGCACGTCCGAGTCGTTCGTCCCGCTGCAGGGAGCGAGCGTCGACGGTAATGACATCCTCGTCCCGTACAGCAAAGACCAGGTCAAAGATGCCCCCCGCGTCGCGGAGGACGGACACTTGGAACCATCCGAAGAGGACCGCCTCTACGCCCACTACGGACTCACCGGCGGGGACACCACCTACACCGGGACTGACACCAGCCTCGGGACAGACACCTACGAAGCCACCGGCACCGGACGCGACACGTCCCGGGCCGGGTCCGATGATGATGCGATGACCCGTTCGGAGGAACGCCTGCGTGTCGGCACGGAAAAGCAGGAAGCGGGACGGGCCAGATTGCGCAAGTACGTCACCACCGAAAACGTCAGCCAAACCGTTCCCGTGCAGCGCGAGGAAGTCAGGCTCGAACGCGAACCCATCACCGAGGAGAACCGTGACGCCGCGATGTCCGGGCCGGACCTGACCGAGAGCGAACACGAGGTCACCCTCCAGGAGGAACGCCCCGTGGTGGAGAAGGAGACCGTCCCGGTCGAACGCGTCCGCCTGGACAAGGACACTGTCACCGACGACGTCACCGTAGATGAGGAAGTCCGCAAGGAAAACATCGATACCGACACAAACGGCGAAACCCGCCGATAA
- a CDS encoding YihY/virulence factor BrkB family protein, whose translation MATNEKPDTSTAKASTAPAPDDERKPDSPTDLSKPSWMYIAKKAFREFSRDHCPDLAAGLTYYAVLSMFPALLALVSLLGIFGQPEKTTGALLEIVQGIAPGTAMDAVRGPIEELTNSPAAGFTLVLGLAAALWSASGYVNGFGRAMNRVYEIDEGRGFVKLRGTMLGVTLLCVVIVALLAAMLVVSGPVAEAVGGVLGLGGVFLTVWNVAKWPVIVLLVIVVIAILYYATPNVRQPKIHWMSVGSFIALLIFVLASLGFAFYVANFGNYNKTYGAIGGVIVMLLWLWILNLSLLFGAEVDAEMERGRELQGGIKAEETIQLPPRDTKKSAKVQKQEEEEIRRGRELREQQQSRDAEPGQDSGQRRDKDQPRKRNLGR comes from the coding sequence ATGGCCACGAATGAAAAGCCCGATACCAGCACGGCAAAGGCGTCCACAGCGCCGGCCCCGGATGATGAACGAAAGCCTGACAGCCCCACTGATTTGTCCAAGCCGTCCTGGATGTACATTGCCAAGAAGGCGTTCCGGGAGTTCAGCAGGGATCATTGCCCGGACCTTGCGGCCGGCCTCACGTATTATGCCGTCCTGTCGATGTTCCCGGCGTTGCTCGCTTTGGTTTCGCTCCTGGGGATCTTCGGCCAGCCGGAAAAAACTACCGGGGCCCTCCTGGAGATCGTGCAGGGCATCGCACCGGGCACGGCCATGGACGCGGTCCGCGGCCCCATCGAGGAACTGACCAATTCCCCGGCGGCCGGCTTCACTCTGGTCTTAGGCCTCGCGGCTGCCCTGTGGTCCGCTTCCGGCTATGTGAACGGGTTCGGCCGGGCCATGAACCGGGTTTACGAAATTGACGAAGGCCGCGGCTTCGTCAAGCTGCGCGGAACCATGCTCGGCGTGACGCTGCTGTGCGTGGTCATCGTTGCGCTGCTCGCGGCGATGCTGGTGGTCAGCGGACCGGTGGCTGAAGCCGTGGGCGGAGTTCTCGGACTCGGCGGGGTGTTCCTTACAGTCTGGAACGTCGCCAAATGGCCGGTCATCGTCTTGCTGGTCATTGTGGTCATCGCAATCCTCTACTACGCCACCCCCAACGTCCGGCAGCCCAAGATCCACTGGATGAGCGTCGGCTCCTTCATCGCTCTGCTGATCTTCGTGCTCGCTTCACTGGGGTTTGCTTTCTACGTGGCCAACTTCGGCAACTACAACAAGACCTACGGGGCCATCGGCGGAGTGATCGTGATGCTCCTGTGGCTCTGGATCCTGAACCTGTCTTTGCTGTTTGGTGCCGAGGTCGACGCCGAGATGGAGCGCGGCCGGGAGCTCCAGGGAGGCATCAAAGCGGAGGAAACCATCCAGTTGCCCCCGCGCGACACGAAGAAGAGCGCCAAAGTCCAAAAGCAGGAGGAGGAAGAAATCCGGCGCGGGCGTGAACTCCGAGAGCAGCAGCAAAGCCGGGACGCCGAACCGGGCCAGGACTCGGGGCAGAGGCGGGACAAGGACCAACCCCGGAAACGGAACCTGGGACGCTGA
- a CDS encoding DUF3618 domain-containing protein: protein MSSENPDAIRADVEETRARLGTNVDAVADKVTPSNIVNRQTGKAKNKVRNAVVGVKEKVMGAADTATSKVSSATGTAGSTVGDAGAAIGSSLSDAGSAIADTPHQAAAKAQGNPLAAGLIAFGTGLLVSSLIPPSQKEREAAQTIKSAAEPVTTQLTDAAKDMAQGMKEPAQEAMENVKATATDAAAHVKDEGQTAVSDVKDSATEAKDHVQNT from the coding sequence ATGAGCAGCGAGAACCCCGACGCCATCCGCGCCGACGTCGAAGAAACCCGCGCACGGCTGGGCACCAACGTAGACGCCGTCGCCGACAAGGTCACTCCCTCGAACATCGTGAACCGGCAGACCGGCAAGGCGAAGAACAAGGTCAGGAACGCTGTCGTCGGCGTGAAGGAAAAAGTCATGGGAGCAGCGGACACCGCCACGTCCAAGGTCTCCTCCGCCACCGGCACCGCAGGTTCCACCGTGGGTGATGCCGGAGCCGCCATCGGCTCCAGCCTCAGCGACGCAGGATCCGCGATCGCTGACACACCCCACCAAGCGGCTGCTAAAGCCCAGGGCAACCCCCTGGCCGCGGGCCTGATCGCCTTCGGCACCGGCCTGCTCGTCTCCTCCCTGATCCCGCCAAGCCAGAAGGAACGCGAAGCAGCCCAGACCATCAAGAGCGCTGCCGAACCCGTCACCACGCAGCTCACCGACGCAGCCAAGGACATGGCCCAGGGTATGAAGGAACCGGCCCAGGAAGCCATGGAAAACGTCAAAGCCACCGCCACTGACGCCGCCGCGCACGTCAAGGATGAAGGCCAAACCGCAGTTTCTGACGTCAAGGACAGCGCCACCGAAGCCAAGGACCACGTCCAGAACACCTAA